One Halosegnis longus DNA window includes the following coding sequences:
- a CDS encoding pyridoxamine 5'-phosphate oxidase, with protein MQLSGAWSREELDAFLTSEAGTVPLRLACRTPAGGLWMLSLWYRWRDGGFDCATSASADVVEYLRHDDDVSFEVSVNEPPYFGVRGSGHTTLQADEEKRLLRSLLDRYLGGTDSGLATRLLSEDREEIHIRIEPSKLYTWDFSDRM; from the coding sequence ATGCAGCTATCTGGTGCGTGGAGTCGCGAGGAACTCGACGCGTTTCTGACGAGCGAGGCCGGGACCGTCCCGTTGCGACTCGCCTGTCGGACGCCCGCGGGCGGGTTGTGGATGCTGTCGCTGTGGTACCGATGGCGCGACGGCGGGTTCGACTGTGCGACGAGCGCGAGCGCCGACGTGGTCGAGTATCTCCGCCACGACGACGACGTGAGCTTCGAGGTGTCGGTGAACGAGCCGCCGTACTTCGGGGTCCGCGGGAGCGGGCACACGACGCTCCAGGCGGACGAGGAGAAACGGTTGTTGCGGTCGCTGCTGGACCGGTATCTGGGCGGGACGGACTCCGGGTTGGCGACCCGGCTGCTCTCGGAGGACCGCGAGGAAATCCACATCCGCATCGAGCCGTCGAAGCTGTACACCTGGGACTTCAGCGACCGGATGTGA
- the rpsJ gene encoding 30S ribosomal protein S10: MQQARVRLAGTAPGDLDNICDDVREIADSTGVQLSGPVPLPTKTLEIPSRKSPDGEGTATWEHWEMRVHKRLIDIDADERALRQLMRIQVPNDVSIEIVLED; the protein is encoded by the coding sequence ATGCAGCAAGCACGCGTCCGCCTCGCGGGCACCGCCCCCGGGGACCTCGACAACATCTGCGACGACGTGCGGGAAATCGCGGACTCGACCGGTGTGCAGCTGTCCGGTCCGGTCCCGCTCCCGACGAAGACGCTGGAAATCCCGTCGCGCAAGTCCCCCGACGGTGAGGGGACGGCGACGTGGGAACACTGGGAGATGCGCGTCCACAAGCGGCTCATCGACATCGACGCCGACGAACGCGCGCTCCGCCAGCTGATGCGGATTCAGGTCCCGAACGACGTCTCGATCGAGATCGTCCTCGAGGACTGA
- the tuf gene encoding translation elongation factor EF-1 subunit alpha, whose translation MSDKPHQNLAVIGHVDHGKSTMVGRLLFETGSVPEHVIEQHREEAEEKGKGGFEFAYVMDNLAEERERGVTIDIAHQEFDTDEYYFTIVDCPGHRDFVKNMITGASQADNAVLVVAADDGVQPQTQEHVFLSRTLGINELIVAVNKMDLVDYQESRYKETVEEVTQLLKQVQFNTDDASFIPTSAFEGDNVSTASENTPWYDGETLLEALNNLPEPQPPTDAPLRLPIQDVYTISGIGTVPVGRIETGTMETGDDVSFQPSDVGGEVKTVEMHHEEVPSAGPGDNVGFNVRGIGKDDIRRGDVCGPADDPPSVAETFQARIVVMQHPSVITAGYTPVFHAHTAQVACTIESIDYTIDPASGEKEEENPDFIQSGDAAVVTVRPQKPLSIESANEIPELGSFAIRDMGQTVAAGQVLEVHER comes from the coding sequence ATGAGCGACAAACCACACCAGAACTTGGCCGTCATTGGCCACGTTGACCACGGAAAGAGTACGATGGTCGGGCGACTCCTCTTCGAAACGGGGAGCGTACCGGAGCACGTCATCGAGCAGCACCGCGAAGAAGCAGAAGAGAAGGGCAAGGGCGGCTTCGAGTTCGCCTACGTGATGGACAACCTCGCAGAGGAGCGAGAGCGAGGTGTCACCATCGACATCGCCCACCAGGAGTTCGACACCGACGAGTACTACTTCACTATCGTCGACTGTCCGGGCCACCGCGACTTCGTCAAGAACATGATCACTGGCGCGAGCCAGGCAGACAACGCCGTGCTCGTCGTCGCCGCAGACGACGGTGTCCAGCCCCAGACACAGGAGCACGTCTTCCTCTCGCGAACCCTCGGTATCAACGAGCTCATCGTCGCGGTCAACAAGATGGACCTCGTCGACTACCAGGAGTCCCGTTACAAGGAGACCGTCGAGGAAGTGACCCAGCTCCTGAAGCAGGTCCAGTTCAACACGGACGACGCGAGCTTCATCCCGACGTCGGCCTTCGAGGGCGACAACGTCTCCACGGCCTCGGAGAACACGCCGTGGTACGACGGCGAGACTCTCCTCGAGGCGCTCAACAACCTGCCGGAGCCGCAGCCGCCGACGGACGCGCCGCTGCGTCTGCCGATTCAGGACGTGTACACGATTTCGGGTATCGGGACGGTCCCGGTCGGCCGAATCGAGACCGGGACGATGGAGACCGGCGACGACGTCTCCTTCCAGCCGTCCGACGTCGGCGGGGAAGTGAAGACCGTCGAGATGCACCACGAGGAGGTCCCGTCCGCGGGCCCGGGTGACAACGTCGGCTTCAACGTCCGCGGCATCGGCAAGGACGACATCCGTCGCGGTGACGTCTGTGGTCCGGCCGACGACCCGCCGAGCGTCGCCGAGACGTTCCAGGCGCGAATCGTCGTCATGCAGCACCCCTCGGTCATCACCGCCGGCTACACGCCGGTCTTCCACGCCCACACGGCACAGGTCGCGTGTACCATCGAGTCCATCGACTACACCATCGACCCCGCCAGCGGCGAGAAGGAAGAGGAGAACCCCGACTTCATCCAGTCCGGCGACGCAGCCGTCGTGACGGTCCGACCGCAGAAGCCGCTCAGCATCGAGTCGGCAAACGAGATTCCGGAGCTCGGTAGCTTCGCAATCCGTGACATGGGTCAGACCGTCGCAGCCGGTCAGGTCCTGGAAGTCCACGAGCGATAA
- a CDS encoding homoserine dehydrogenase: MKLAVMGAGAVGASVLDLASEYDHEVVAIADSSSAALDGDGLDPETVTDRKAETGTVGDHDPADALAADYDVLVEATPTTLGDAEPGYSHVVEAFERDRHVVLANKGPVAERYADVRAAEAESDGDLLFEATVAGAIPALSTVADLGPTHVTAVRGVLNGTANFVLSRMAAEGLDYEHVLAEAQDLGVAEADPSFDVEGTDAALKCVILANVLYDREYTLADASVEGIADLPGSVLELAAEDGRTVRLIGEVQDGEIQVGPRLVPENGTLAVTGTRNIVQLDTAFAGRLNISGRGAGGPETASAVLADVGRLAKR; encoded by the coding sequence ATGAAACTGGCCGTGATGGGCGCCGGTGCCGTCGGCGCGAGCGTGCTGGACCTCGCCAGCGAATACGACCACGAGGTCGTCGCCATCGCCGACTCCTCGTCTGCGGCCCTCGACGGCGACGGGCTAGACCCCGAGACCGTGACCGACCGGAAGGCAGAGACCGGAACCGTCGGCGACCACGACCCCGCGGACGCGCTCGCGGCCGACTACGACGTGTTGGTGGAGGCGACGCCGACGACGCTGGGCGACGCGGAGCCGGGCTACTCCCACGTCGTCGAGGCGTTCGAGCGGGACCGCCACGTCGTGCTCGCGAACAAGGGACCGGTGGCCGAGCGGTACGCCGACGTGCGCGCCGCCGAGGCGGAAAGCGACGGCGACCTCCTGTTCGAGGCGACGGTCGCGGGCGCGATTCCGGCGCTCTCGACGGTCGCGGACCTCGGACCGACACACGTCACCGCCGTCCGCGGTGTGTTGAACGGGACGGCGAACTTCGTCCTCTCGCGGATGGCCGCCGAGGGACTCGACTACGAACACGTGCTCGCGGAGGCACAGGACCTGGGCGTCGCAGAAGCCGACCCCAGCTTCGACGTGGAGGGGACCGACGCCGCCCTGAAATGCGTCATCCTCGCGAACGTGCTGTACGACCGCGAGTACACGCTCGCGGACGCGTCCGTGGAGGGCATCGCGGACCTCCCGGGGAGCGTGCTCGAACTCGCCGCCGAGGACGGCCGGACGGTTCGGCTCATCGGCGAGGTGCAAGACGGCGAGATACAGGTGGGACCGCGACTCGTCCCCGAGAACGGGACGCTCGCGGTGACCGGGACGCGCAACATCGTCCAGCTGGATACGGCGTTTGCCGGGCGGCTCAACATCTCCGGACGGGGCGCAGGCGGGCCGGAGACGGCGAGTGCCGTGTTAGCGGACGTTGGTCGGCTGGCGAAACGGTAG
- a CDS encoding amino acid-binding protein, which produces MSEAVQAYTVRLELVDEPGELLRALEPISENGGNLLSVLHERGNLTPRGRIPIEVDLEATPERFDAIVESLRDAGVNVVQAGAERYSEELVVILSGHLVETDLSETLTRIQGSGEVSVTDVSLSAPGGTGDVSSARLRLATESGGIDGVLDAIDDLAEEKDLRVITPLTEAEA; this is translated from the coding sequence GTGAGCGAGGCTGTTCAGGCCTACACCGTCAGACTCGAACTCGTGGACGAACCGGGCGAACTGCTGCGCGCGCTGGAGCCGATTTCTGAAAACGGCGGCAATCTCCTCTCCGTGCTCCACGAGCGGGGGAACCTCACGCCGCGGGGACGCATCCCCATCGAGGTCGACCTCGAAGCGACCCCCGAGCGGTTCGACGCAATCGTCGAGTCGCTCCGCGATGCCGGCGTCAACGTCGTCCAGGCCGGCGCGGAGCGGTACAGCGAGGAACTGGTCGTCATTCTCTCTGGCCACCTCGTGGAGACCGACCTCTCCGAGACGCTGACCCGGATTCAGGGGTCGGGTGAGGTCTCCGTGACCGACGTGTCGCTGTCGGCTCCCGGCGGGACCGGCGACGTGTCGTCGGCCCGGCTCCGGCTCGCAACCGAATCCGGCGGTATCGACGGCGTGCTCGACGCCATCGACGACCTCGCGGAGGAGAAGGACTTGCGCGTCATCACGCCGCTCACGGAGGCAGAGGCATGA
- a CDS encoding elongation factor EF-2, whose protein sequence is MGRRKKIVDECEALMDERDQIRNIAIAAHVDHGKTTLTDNLLEGAGMIGGGEQADQLMMDTEEDEQERGITIDAANVSMTHEYEDTNHLINLIDTPGHVDFGGDVTRAMRAVDGALVVVDAVEGAMPQTETVLRQALREGVKPALFINKVDRLISELQEGPEEMQRRLQDVIANVNDLIEGMTEEMDDVDDWTVSIQDGTVGMGSALYKWGISFPSMQRTGMDFGEIIELEQNDERLELHERTPLSDVVLDMVCEHFPDPLDAQPRRIPRVWRGDAESQLAQDMRDVAPDGEVVLMVTDIGIDPHAGEIAAGRVFSGTLEKGQNLHVSGTVGTNRVQSVGIYMGGEREEVERVPAGNIAAVTGLKDAIAGSTVSSVEMTPFESIEHISEPVITKSVEAKNMDDLPKLIETLRQVSKEDPTIRIEINEDTGEHLISGQGELHLEVITQRIERNQGIPVITGEPIVVYREAPTTNSREVEGISPNRHNRFYMTVEPLSEDIVEILQLGEATMDMPEMERREALMDAGLDKDLAQDVEHIHGTNIIIDDTKGIQHLNETMELVLEGIEESLDDGPLAAEPVRGALLKLHDARLHEDAIHRGPAQVIPATRDAVHTALMDAEIRLLEPIQNVRIDVPNEHMGAASGEIQGRRGRVDDMYQEGDLMVVEGIAPVDEMIGFSSDIRSATEGRASWNTENAGFRVMADNLQPETITRIRERKGMKTELPQQIDYL, encoded by the coding sequence ATGGGCCGACGGAAAAAGATCGTAGACGAGTGTGAGGCGCTGATGGACGAGCGGGACCAAATCCGCAACATCGCCATCGCTGCTCACGTCGACCACGGGAAGACGACGCTCACAGACAATCTCCTCGAAGGTGCAGGCATGATCGGCGGCGGCGAGCAGGCCGACCAGCTGATGATGGACACCGAAGAGGACGAACAGGAACGCGGAATTACCATCGACGCGGCGAACGTTTCGATGACCCACGAGTACGAGGACACCAACCACCTCATCAACCTCATCGACACGCCGGGCCACGTCGACTTCGGCGGCGACGTGACGCGTGCGATGCGTGCGGTCGACGGCGCGCTGGTCGTCGTGGACGCGGTCGAGGGCGCGATGCCCCAGACCGAGACCGTCCTGCGACAGGCGCTCCGCGAGGGCGTGAAGCCGGCGCTGTTCATCAACAAGGTCGACCGACTCATCTCCGAGCTGCAGGAGGGTCCCGAGGAGATGCAGCGCCGCCTCCAGGACGTCATCGCCAACGTCAACGACCTCATCGAGGGGATGACCGAAGAGATGGACGACGTGGACGACTGGACCGTCTCCATCCAGGACGGCACCGTCGGAATGGGGTCGGCCCTCTACAAGTGGGGCATCTCCTTCCCGTCGATGCAGCGCACCGGCATGGACTTCGGCGAGATTATCGAGCTCGAACAGAACGACGAGCGGCTCGAACTCCACGAGCGCACGCCGCTCTCGGACGTCGTGCTCGACATGGTGTGTGAGCACTTCCCGGACCCGCTCGACGCACAGCCGCGACGTATTCCGCGCGTCTGGCGTGGCGACGCCGAGTCCCAGCTCGCACAGGACATGCGCGACGTCGCCCCGGACGGCGAGGTCGTCCTCATGGTCACCGACATCGGTATCGACCCGCACGCCGGCGAAATCGCCGCCGGGCGTGTCTTCTCTGGCACGCTGGAGAAGGGCCAGAATCTCCACGTCTCCGGAACCGTCGGCACGAACCGCGTCCAGTCGGTCGGCATCTACATGGGCGGCGAACGCGAGGAAGTGGAACGCGTCCCCGCGGGCAACATCGCCGCCGTCACCGGGCTGAAGGACGCCATCGCCGGCTCCACGGTGTCGAGCGTCGAGATGACGCCGTTCGAGTCCATCGAGCACATCTCCGAGCCCGTCATCACGAAGTCCGTCGAGGCGAAGAACATGGACGACCTCCCGAAGCTCATCGAGACGCTGCGACAGGTCTCGAAGGAGGACCCGACCATCCGCATCGAGATTAACGAGGACACCGGCGAACACCTCATCTCCGGACAGGGTGAGCTTCACCTCGAAGTCATCACCCAGCGCATCGAGCGCAATCAGGGCATTCCGGTCATCACCGGCGAACCAATCGTCGTCTACCGCGAGGCACCGACGACGAACTCCCGCGAGGTCGAGGGCATCTCCCCGAACCGCCACAACCGCTTCTACATGACCGTCGAGCCGCTCTCGGAGGACATCGTCGAAATCCTCCAGCTCGGTGAGGCCACGATGGACATGCCGGAGATGGAGCGCCGCGAGGCGCTGATGGACGCCGGACTCGACAAGGACCTCGCACAGGACGTCGAGCACATCCACGGGACCAACATCATCATCGACGACACGAAGGGTATCCAGCATCTCAACGAGACGATGGAACTCGTCCTCGAAGGTATCGAGGAGTCGCTCGACGACGGGCCGCTGGCCGCCGAGCCGGTGCGTGGCGCACTGCTGAAGCTCCACGACGCCCGGCTCCACGAGGACGCAATCCACCGCGGTCCGGCACAGGTCATCCCGGCGACCCGCGACGCGGTCCACACCGCGCTGATGGACGCCGAGATTCGACTGCTGGAGCCGATTCAGAACGTCCGCATCGACGTGCCGAACGAACACATGGGCGCGGCCTCCGGCGAGATTCAGGGTCGCCGCGGCCGCGTCGACGACATGTACCAGGAGGGTGACCTCATGGTCGTCGAGGGTATCGCACCCGTCGACGAGATGATCGGCTTCTCCTCGGACATCCGCTCGGCGACGGAAGGTCGCGCGTCGTGGAACACCGAGAACGCCGGCTTCCGCGTCATGGCCGACAACCTCCAGCCGGAGACCATCACGCGCATCCGCGAGCGCAAGGGCATGAAGACGGAGCTGCCACAGCAGATCGACTACCTGTAA
- a CDS encoding DnaJ domain-containing protein, translating into MYRGWLLFGAGVVLAVAGTVLTLFAAFVTPGGRSLLLFAGAGLTFAGGYRCLTRSRETITATAYQRVGVERNPDGTVGEAGAETERSRSADIDYEPPDWDDPAWFEEPFWREPTDHDPPGPDEGPSDWWDERVNSEPRQPETVAPREREACEVLGIDIDADEETITSAYRDRVKETHPDRDGDEAEFKRVRWAYEYLHEHRDD; encoded by the coding sequence GTGTACCGTGGGTGGCTGCTGTTCGGGGCCGGCGTGGTGCTCGCCGTCGCGGGGACGGTGCTCACGCTGTTTGCCGCGTTCGTCACGCCCGGTGGGCGCTCGCTGCTGTTGTTCGCCGGTGCGGGTCTCACGTTCGCCGGCGGCTACCGCTGTCTCACGCGGAGCCGCGAGACCATCACTGCGACCGCCTACCAGCGGGTCGGCGTCGAGCGCAACCCCGACGGGACGGTCGGCGAGGCCGGCGCGGAGACGGAACGGTCCCGGTCTGCGGACATCGACTACGAGCCCCCCGACTGGGACGACCCCGCGTGGTTCGAGGAGCCGTTCTGGCGCGAGCCGACCGACCACGACCCGCCGGGTCCCGACGAGGGGCCGAGCGACTGGTGGGACGAGCGCGTCAACAGCGAACCGCGCCAGCCCGAGACGGTCGCGCCCCGCGAGCGCGAGGCGTGTGAGGTGCTCGGTATCGATATCGACGCCGATGAAGAGACCATCACGAGCGCTTACCGCGACCGGGTGAAAGAGACCCACCCCGACCGCGACGGGGACGAAGCCGAGTTCAAGCGCGTCCGGTGGGCCTACGAGTATCTCCACGAACACCGGGACGACTGA
- a CDS encoding DUF5781 family protein → MELRVTGDGPAAPFLSARDRFETEHEVDLPVTVEIREDPDERTLVGHYDDHHRLVMSQQAATSVMAPELAIHEFAHMARYEEEHPSHTMETKEALFLALAGRSVEQRKLAHCYQIANHMKDIYADDLTLAVSPADKLVSFMESSLATAVADRPVERPGDWTRLTSAADPEITVVNAAFALALLERHDAIADDHRLYDLARAAASDAPGVSLSAFKGAFRSLDADPDESEYRKALVDVTREYVLESGGPAAAD, encoded by the coding sequence ATGGAACTGCGCGTAACGGGCGACGGGCCGGCCGCACCGTTCCTCTCGGCCCGCGACCGCTTCGAGACGGAACACGAGGTAGACCTCCCCGTGACGGTCGAGATTCGTGAAGACCCCGACGAGCGGACCCTCGTCGGCCACTACGACGACCACCACCGACTCGTGATGAGCCAGCAGGCCGCCACGAGCGTGATGGCTCCCGAACTCGCCATCCACGAGTTCGCCCACATGGCACGGTACGAGGAGGAACACCCCTCCCACACGATGGAGACGAAGGAGGCGCTGTTTCTCGCGCTCGCCGGGCGGTCGGTCGAACAGCGCAAGCTCGCGCACTGTTATCAGATCGCGAACCACATGAAGGACATCTACGCCGACGACCTGACGCTCGCCGTCTCGCCGGCCGACAAGCTGGTCTCGTTCATGGAGTCGTCGCTGGCGACGGCGGTCGCGGACCGACCGGTCGAGCGGCCGGGCGACTGGACGCGGCTGACCAGCGCGGCCGACCCCGAGATTACGGTCGTCAACGCGGCGTTCGCGCTCGCGCTGTTAGAGCGACACGACGCCATCGCCGACGACCACCGACTGTACGACCTCGCGCGTGCGGCCGCGAGCGACGCGCCCGGCGTCTCGCTGTCGGCGTTCAAGGGGGCGTTCCGGTCGCTCGACGCCGACCCCGACGAGTCGGAGTACCGGAAGGCGCTCGTGGACGTGACCCGCGAGTACGTGTTGGAGTCGGGAGGGCCGGCGGCCGCAGACTGA
- a CDS encoding 30S ribosomal protein S6e gives MADFQIVVGDPSDGMTYQLEIDGQDADRFIGKSLGDEVDGGAIGLSGATLELTGGSDTAGRPMRSDVRGPNTESILVTGGTGYNPERDGERRRVTVRGAEVSDETRQINVKVTSDDADVAAVLGDDAEESDDE, from the coding sequence ATGGCAGACTTTCAGATCGTCGTCGGTGACCCGAGCGACGGGATGACGTACCAACTGGAGATCGACGGACAGGACGCAGACCGGTTCATCGGCAAGTCCCTCGGCGACGAGGTCGACGGCGGGGCGATCGGCCTCTCGGGCGCGACGCTCGAACTCACGGGCGGGTCGGACACCGCCGGGCGACCGATGCGCTCTGACGTGCGCGGTCCGAACACGGAGTCGATTCTCGTCACCGGCGGCACGGGGTACAACCCGGAGCGCGACGGCGAGCGCCGCCGCGTCACCGTCCGCGGCGCGGAAGTGAGCGACGAGACGCGACAGATCAACGTGAAGGTCACGAGCGACGACGCGGACGTCGCGGCGGTCCTCGGCGATGACGCCGAGGAGAGCGACGACGAGTAA
- a CDS encoding DUF7112 family protein produces the protein MADSVPSDAVNSVRATLARAGRTDRPKVTVPDEETDRFPEFEVVRIGTGDSTYFARVELAIDDTMELRGLYDNARLAKEGDGENHLPAWADDNNLDFGRTVHLDIVDEGFFYGLRAPGERVVYRVPDRPDDGLADIAEGIEEGSQ, from the coding sequence ATGGCTGATTCAGTCCCGAGCGACGCCGTGAACAGCGTGCGTGCAACGCTCGCCCGCGCTGGTCGCACCGACCGGCCGAAGGTGACGGTCCCCGACGAGGAGACCGACCGGTTCCCCGAGTTCGAGGTCGTCCGCATCGGCACCGGCGACAGCACCTACTTCGCCCGCGTCGAGCTCGCCATCGACGACACGATGGAGCTTCGCGGGCTCTACGACAACGCCCGCCTCGCGAAGGAGGGCGACGGCGAGAACCACCTCCCCGCGTGGGCCGACGACAACAACCTCGATTTCGGCCGCACCGTCCACCTCGACATCGTCGACGAGGGGTTCTTCTACGGGCTTCGCGCCCCGGGTGAACGCGTCGTCTACCGCGTCCCCGACCGCCCGGACGACGGGCTGGCCGATATCGCCGAGGGCATCGAAGAGGGGTCACAGTGA
- a CDS encoding DUF5807 family protein, which yields MSDTPYEQFLAGQRHDDILVFLHEQSVGEPEALAGVAEDVGPGVALVLPGDRGSDVLGEVVGIDPMDFAGVAMDTDGDIRRDCTGGTCPEGTGDAHRVKFVFAFTEAQNEEVGGIYAEGDVLHAYAACECGQTYSDKWVIGEE from the coding sequence GTGAGCGACACCCCCTACGAGCAGTTCCTCGCCGGCCAGCGCCACGACGACATCCTCGTGTTCCTCCACGAGCAGTCCGTCGGCGAGCCGGAGGCGCTCGCCGGCGTCGCCGAGGACGTCGGCCCGGGCGTCGCGCTCGTCCTCCCCGGCGACCGTGGCAGCGATGTGCTCGGCGAGGTCGTCGGTATCGACCCGATGGACTTCGCCGGCGTCGCGATGGACACCGACGGCGACATCCGCCGCGACTGCACCGGCGGCACCTGCCCCGAGGGAACGGGTGACGCCCACCGCGTCAAGTTCGTCTTCGCGTTCACCGAGGCCCAAAACGAGGAGGTCGGCGGCATCTACGCGGAAGGCGACGTGCTCCACGCCTACGCCGCCTGCGAGTGCGGCCAGACCTACTCCGACAAGTGGGTCATCGGCGAGGAGTAA
- a CDS encoding phosphotransferase family protein — MSDDAIGFAAVAGMVAACRDDWTLDSFDRVEQGTDFVARVACSTPNGEQRAVLKATIAEWMTPEIARAEPRLFERIGRETAIPVPEVYGFVDRHAEYPTPFYLVEECPGENLEGRPETLAPAARERVLREAGEHLAALHELGEQPRFGQVGVSDGELAILPTDHDADSERELFRAGVDETCDALADGTAFPDYADEPQRFADLAEPLREALHARADALTEPEPPRYCHWDYRYGNLLLDPATGETTAVLDWANLSVREPAHNLAKVEAHLLDPGGNDSEARARELRALFRDSYESARDGWAFTPAKRDRMETYLLKCRTEAMACLPLWLEDATPREKAKREREHREYVREYL, encoded by the coding sequence GTGAGTGACGACGCCATCGGCTTCGCCGCCGTCGCCGGGATGGTCGCCGCCTGTCGTGACGACTGGACGCTCGACTCCTTCGACCGCGTCGAGCAGGGGACGGATTTCGTCGCCCGAGTCGCCTGTTCGACCCCGAACGGTGAGCAGCGAGCCGTCCTGAAGGCCACCATCGCGGAGTGGATGACCCCCGAGATTGCGCGCGCCGAACCGCGACTGTTCGAACGTATCGGGCGCGAGACGGCGATTCCGGTTCCGGAGGTGTACGGGTTCGTCGACCGCCACGCCGAGTATCCGACCCCCTTTTATCTCGTCGAAGAATGCCCGGGCGAGAATCTCGAAGGGCGACCGGAGACGCTCGCGCCCGCGGCCCGCGAGCGCGTCCTGCGGGAGGCCGGCGAGCATCTGGCCGCGCTACACGAACTCGGCGAACAGCCGCGATTCGGCCAGGTCGGCGTCAGCGACGGCGAACTGGCGATACTGCCGACCGACCACGACGCCGACTCCGAGCGTGAGCTGTTCCGCGCCGGCGTCGACGAGACCTGTGACGCGCTCGCCGACGGGACCGCGTTCCCCGACTACGCCGACGAGCCACAGCGATTTGCCGACCTCGCCGAACCGCTCCGCGAGGCCCTCCACGCCCGGGCCGATGCCCTGACCGAACCGGAGCCGCCCCGCTACTGCCACTGGGATTACCGCTACGGGAATCTACTCCTTGACCCCGCGACGGGGGAGACGACCGCCGTCCTCGACTGGGCGAACCTCTCCGTGCGCGAACCGGCCCACAACCTCGCGAAGGTGGAGGCGCATCTGCTCGACCCCGGCGGGAACGACAGCGAGGCCCGGGCGCGCGAGCTCCGGGCGCTGTTTCGCGACAGCTACGAGTCGGCCCGCGACGGCTGGGCGTTCACCCCGGCGAAGCGCGACCGGATGGAGACGTATCTGCTGAAGTGTCGGACGGAGGCGATGGCGTGTCTCCCCCTGTGGTTGGAGGACGCGACGCCACGCGAGAAAGCGAAGCGGGAGCGCGAACACCGCGAGTACGTGCGGGAGTATCTCTAG
- a CDS encoding DHH family phosphoesterase translates to MDDSLIDPETLPLERTSLLPGAGFFAPDEEERDEAELEATLGDAETVVVADPDADGLACVAFIREFHEGATLLPASPHELDDAIADLAEFAPDGVRVYICDLCPDERDDLTGLAELVERAESVSWYDHHQWSSGATDRVEAAGVELVVGDSDEECSADVTLRSLGELPRRFAELAAVTRDHDLWIRDDPRSDDLADYAHWEEPEEYVAAVREHGADLPTEVEAFLEAERVEKQRLIDKAVERAELRDIDGTTVGVTYGRCSQNEVAEALREQGADAAVVVKPAGSASIRGTDGFERCHEVAEQVNGGGHPKAAGCKPDIYDDMLDYAHHWTTRGAVAKQVILDAFRNLPDEDEEGVDTER, encoded by the coding sequence ATGGACGACTCGCTTATCGACCCGGAGACGCTCCCGCTGGAGCGAACATCGCTGCTGCCGGGGGCCGGATTCTTCGCCCCCGACGAGGAGGAGCGCGACGAGGCCGAACTCGAAGCCACGCTCGGCGACGCCGAGACGGTCGTCGTCGCCGACCCCGACGCCGACGGACTCGCCTGTGTCGCCTTCATCCGTGAGTTCCACGAGGGCGCGACCCTCCTTCCTGCAAGCCCACATGAACTCGATGACGCCATCGCCGACCTCGCGGAGTTCGCCCCCGACGGCGTCCGCGTTTACATCTGTGACCTGTGTCCCGACGAGCGGGACGACCTGACCGGGCTCGCGGAGCTCGTCGAGCGGGCCGAATCCGTCTCGTGGTACGACCACCACCAGTGGAGCAGCGGGGCGACCGACCGCGTCGAGGCCGCCGGCGTCGAACTCGTCGTCGGCGACTCCGACGAGGAGTGTTCCGCCGACGTGACCCTCCGGTCGCTGGGCGAACTTCCTCGACGGTTTGCCGAACTCGCGGCCGTCACCCGCGACCACGACCTGTGGATTCGCGACGACCCGCGCTCCGATGACCTCGCCGACTACGCCCACTGGGAGGAGCCAGAGGAGTACGTCGCCGCCGTCCGCGAACACGGCGCTGACCTCCCCACCGAGGTGGAGGCGTTCCTCGAAGCCGAGCGCGTGGAGAAACAGCGGCTCATCGACAAGGCCGTCGAGCGCGCGGAACTCCGCGATATCGACGGCACGACGGTCGGTGTCACCTACGGCCGGTGTTCACAGAACGAGGTCGCGGAAGCCCTCCGCGAGCAGGGTGCGGACGCGGCGGTCGTCGTCAAGCCCGCCGGCTCCGCCTCGATTCGCGGCACCGACGGCTTCGAGCGGTGTCACGAGGTCGCAGAGCAGGTGAACGGCGGCGGCCACCCGAAGGCGGCCGGCTGCAAGCCGGACATCTACGACGACATGCTCGATTACGCCCACCACTGGACGACCCGCGGCGCGGTGGCGAAACAGGTCATCCTCGACGCCTTCCGGAATCTCCCCGACGAAGACGAGGAAGGCGTCGACACCGAACGCTAG